The genomic interval tgcattacagcaatatgaggagaggagagcactaaccatgtgctcctttcctggtggccagcactgttggccatatacactatgagattaggggaagctacttaacacaataacaacacactcttttagatatcgcttgacatacgaactattgcctacatgattataaaaattatgtgattgttgacatagagatgtaataaaaataaaccaccgtgatcaagggaaatagttattgtgtaattaaaatgttacaCCACCGTAGttaatggactcttccataaatgtgttgcgctgtgatgctgcatgctgctagaatacacacccgcgagttcagagagtattactaggcctgggtagaatatctaatgcgtactgtaatattaattaatacagtcgaggatgacaatttaccttaactaaaaattcaataaacttgttaccacactgtggttagacaggagtgagtaactagctaggcctacattgcagagtagtacactatttttaattaatttaagtattagtaggtaattaaattacttagggtaacatttagaggtcaaatttgcgtgtcaaaagtgcgtcttatacaccgaattatacggtaggcctacgtacacgtaccaatttaactcagcaccatttttattcaagtttacacagtgaaattctttggtttaatgacaaatatttccaggaaaaaaataaaaatccccaaaaagattgaactgaactgaacgtgatcttgtgcgttccgaaaagcccgaccgaagcacgcgattggtcagtccatttttctgtcatatttataaccatcatcTCTCAACAATCTCTCGATCTCACGCTCAGCAGTGACTTTGACATCGGACAATCTGTATAGTCGATCAAtttaaacatagtcaatagaagtaaaatgacccaaaaatctgctataattgataattaaatgcacgattttggaagtggggcctttgtttttcaagggggggttcgctggtaaaaggggggttcgcgcaaaagggggggggggggttcgcccgaaccccaaaaaaaccccctggctacgggcctgcaaACATTGCAATAAAATAGTTTGAACTTTGAACTTTTAGCTTAGCTTATGCCTCATGCTTAGGGAAGTACAGCTTCTTTCTTAAAGTATACTGTGGAGATGGAACCTGGCAGCCGGTCATCTTGCTTACTTCATAATTCACATGTGTTAGAATATCTAGAATGTGATCGGTATGATAACGATCGATTAACGCCTTTGTTAGGTTTCGAATGTAAAATGTACCATGATTCTTGTTCCTATATGACATCGTAAGGGGCGCTGTCGAGTATCCATACAGAAAATCGGCGGCATTCGGGATATTTTCAGGTGCAGCGTCGAATTTTAGGCCAAGCTTTCGGCACGCTTGTATAAAGAATACTTTTGGTTTGGAGCGAAGACTTGTACATTTATGTGCTTGAAAGCCACTGGTGAGTTGAAAAATGCCACAAGGTACCCCATCACTTCCATTAATATCTGTTAGTGTACCATGAGACAATATGCAGCAAACAAAGCAGTCGTACTGTGAATGATCACGTGTTTGCATTTCGTTCATCACATGCTCCATCTCATGCGCAGTTTGATTGTGTTTGCACTCAATACGAAATCCCAAACGACTAAAAACTAGCTTCAAATATTctgttgaaaaaataaatgcagTATTATTTTGTTAGCTTTATGCAATTTTTTAATTGCAACAATAAATCCACCCTCTTTTGTAAATTCAATATTGTTTACTTAAAagtataacattattttatttattttgacaaagaaaatacaacaaacaTTAAGATAGAGTTATAGGGACAGGAGATAGACACCAACAATCCATAGCCATACAATTGACAGAggttcaatgtttttttttttcgtttcatgttaaaattatatttgttacaTACCTTCATCAACTTCAGAACCAGTTCGTTTCCCGAATCCGCTCTCTTTTGTAAAttcaatattgtttataattaagCATATCCCACGTGGAGAGCTGGTCATGTTATACTTAAGTATTTCCATTTCTGAATCAACAAGTTCAAACACAAAATGttacttattatataaaagATATATAGATACAATGATTACAATTATGTATTTGACAATGGCGATGGAGTTTACCATGATAATGAGAGTATTCGCATTCTCATCATTCTTATTCCTGTTACTTGTAATAGACATCACTTTATTATTACAATCATGGATTGAAGTTCAGGTGACGACCATCGATACATACGTCCTAGGTCGACAAAAGATTCCAAATAACAACAACATCCctcaatattttttacaatatatatatatatatatttttgtttttgtatgaaGAAAAAAAGCATTACTGTATGTTCTCATAGAGACGCTCATTTTACGCGCATACTACGCAGGGTACGCACACCTAGATTACATTTAATTTGGGCATAATTAAGATCAGCATTTTGGGTGCATTTTCACTTTTTACCACTTTTCGCAGGTTGAAACTCTCTGATTGCTCTTGTTGCAATTTGCGGCTGAATTAAAAGTAATTTcatgaaaaatatataaaatacgtTGGCTTTCCTTTTTTTCTGGTTTTTacttaatttaatcaatttctgGATAAGGTGCTGTGATTCTAGTTGCCATTCCATTATTGTCATTAGTAAGatcattacaaaaaatatttataatggcCTGTTGTTAGTTACTGTCTGTGGGACTAACCCACGTAAGACAAAAAAAAGCTACTTTCTGTTTCTGTacaaaattaggcctacatcataaTGTAATTTGCGACTGATCGTTCGATTCTGATATGACCCATGTAGGCCTACCGTGGACTGCAGTCCTCTGCACACCGACATGCAGATTAGATCATTAGTATTCAATTCAGCCAGGCGTCAttacataatacagtacataccaAACACTGCCTGGAACTTCACGCAACTGGGTATGTCAACATTGAAGAAGATTGTGATTTCAAGAAAGCCTAAATTGTCAACAATATTGCTTTTATACAATTTAGTAGAATTAAACTATCATCTATTAACAGTTACGCGGGTATAATTTAATTTGTGACGTAATCACGCTGTTATAAGCCAGTGTAAATGGCGTTCTCATAATCCTATTCATGActaatgtactttttttttatcgacGATTGACTACCGGagtctttaatttttaattggatTTATATTGCATTAAAGTTGTTTGAAATGGATTTATACACAACATAGCACAGCTTTTATGAAGGTGGATAGACAAAACAGTGGATTTAGGGGTAAGTTAATTTTACCGCCCgataataatgtattaacaCTATGTAAGAATattagttaaataaataaataaccaaCATGCAAAATGTTTTAAAGGAAAACGTTCCACAAGTTGAACAATATGAATCGGCGTTGTTTTTTCATTATAAATTCGAGGTCTTTGCAATGCGCTTGTAATTTTACACATTGTGCCTTgcatttatacatatttatatagcTATTTTCTGTGGTTGAGGTTATTCGATGTAGTATTTGTTTCTGTTTGTAAAAGTCATTTTGataatattttgtcaattaTTCTTCATTATTATCTATTAGTATACATTCTCGCATACTTTTGTATAAGGTCTAACGCATCTGAATGTAGGTATACCGAGGTTGAGTAAATGTTATGGTTGATTTGATAATTATGACTGAACCGCCttttaataaaatacacaattaCTAGACTTCTAGCTATCTAGACTAGTAAACTATTTTGTACTATATTTTACATAGAACTACCAGCAAGCATTTTGATTTGTGTTTAAAACTGTCATTGCCTTAGTAAGTTCTTACCTGAGTtcggttcccacttggatgCAACGCAACGACTTAGACAcaatgcaagcgagttgaccaatcacaaacgtcAGTTCGGATcagggtgtttcgaaactagagacccgataCCAGAGACCCGatacccaatacgaaaagggagaccctactatacaaaaagggagaccccactatacgaaaagggagaccctactatacgaaaagggagacccactatacgaaaaaggagaccccactatacgaaaagggagaccccactatacgaaaagggagaccccactatacgaaaagggagaccccactatacgaaaagggagacccagatatacgaaaagggagaccccaaatatacgaaaagggaaacccaaatatacgaaaagggagaccccactatacgaaaaggagACCCCAAATATACTACGTAGCCTACTTGTGCTTCGTCCAAGTCGGATCCAagtttaggcctacagtaaagaAGCTATTATGAAACTCGTAAGGTTGTTCTATAACATGTTGAATGTTGATTTGGCAAGGTGgttagtttttaattaattttacatcATGTAGTGAATTCCATTTGATAATACGTCAAGGGGGAATTGATTACGTTTATATTATTTCCATCtaagatttttaattttaataacgaACAAACGAGTGACGGTAGTCGGGTTCAGATgtgtaaaaatgaaaattagttaatatttatttcaatgttaGTACGTACTTTCCTCTGTTTCAATGTTGGTGGTAGAACTATGTGTTCTTCGTATGATATATTTGTAAATTCAGGGACATTGACCTCTTATCCCAGAAAGGAATGAGAAACTTAAAGTAATTCCAAATTAGTTGGTATTTGTAATATTCAAACAAGATAATAGTCTTACCTTTTTGTTTTGGCATTGGTTGCACTGAAATACATCCTCCGTCTACTGTTTCTTCGCTTTCCCTGTCTAAAGAAAGACATGAATGTACCCTTACCAATACGAGTGTGTTAAATATCATATGCAGTATCACGTCATTTGATCCCAAATTCATCCCATTTGGAATTCTGTATACCCTCTTCTGACAATATACAGTATCTATTCTTCAACAGCGTTATGCCACCTAGCTTTTAGGCCGATAGTACATGATACCAATGCTTTTCTATGAGCAGACACGATACTGTAGGATGGTTATTGTCACATGATACTGTATACGAATTGGCTGTGTAGATTGACATATTTTATTCCATATAATAACTATCTTGGAGAATCTCATCTATGATATTCAAAGTTACCCAGTCAACTTATTATTCCTATGACTAGTGGTGAAAATGATATCcctgataaataataatttattacctTCATGTACCGGAATCAAGTCAAATAGTTTgtctgaaaaaacaaaaaacacagtAATAGTCGTAATCAAGTCCATATAGTTCTTAAACATAGGTAGTTTACGcctttgtttgtttcttttttttaaaacatactaTTTCATTAGTTGTGGCTCCATCTTCAGTTGTCTGTCGCTTAGACTCAATAAATATCATGATATTTTCAAtcataattttattcatttatggAAAAGAAAGCAAGTAGCAGAAGTTAGATTAACAGAAATGTAACTATGGTACCTGTGTCTTCACGAGCCGTATCTTCTCCATCCGCATCTccgtctttaaaaaaaaaaccaatgcaaAACTGTTTTAGTAATCTTATATTATACTTTCGTAATTATTTGATTGTAGAAACTTAAGGTAACATCTTACACGTCCTATCAATATATTAGGTCGGGTAATATTGCAGAAAAATTGAACAATAATGGATGATTAATACAGAATTAAAGAATTGATGCATGCAGAAACAGCATTCTCCGGCAATTGATAATAGAAAGAGCTATTTACaccatttaaaataaagttagaaaAGGACACGATTACGATtacggtttaggtgctcgtttgtacctaatgctatacacttacaatgctatacacttacaaaggtaaaatgtaaccgataatttttatctaattttaacaatttttagcctcttaactttttgtgtgtgtttttgtaaattgtattttatagtctatatcgtgcctagcttacctgtataaaccgacaatagcccgtgctctcaagagggagggcttagataCGAAAGTGAAAAGTTCCTAGAACACCCCTGCATTATAATGGACCCGTCCGCAACCACACCCTCATGTGGGAACGTACCAACGTACcaccgtcatcattttctttcgtAACGTGAGAGCGTTACGTCGTATGATACCAAGTGTTAGGATTGTACACTGTACTACtggtttgtgtatttttgtattttgccagttttcaaatcacatttctgttttttaaatggacaataaagtatatatgactatgactactATGACCACTACTTTACTCTTGATAAAGAAAAAAAGAGAACGTATGCTAAATATACTGTAGGTGTGCAAGGTcagtttttaataaattaatgtactcttgaataagtgaaataatgAGCTAGCATCGAATTTTCCGCCTTTGGCTATTATAAATACCAATACCTTTGAattttatatagcgccctttatGGTGTTGTGcatttttcaaaaacattttagCGCCCACTAAAAGTGCGGATATGATTTCGTAAAATCTCCTGATATTTCATTTGTCCAAGTTGTTTATAGTAAGAAGACGACTTCCATGACATGGACGTTAGACGTAGGATTTAGTGAAATGAAC from Antedon mediterranea chromosome 5, ecAntMedi1.1, whole genome shotgun sequence carries:
- the LOC140049571 gene encoding caspase-8-like, whose amino-acid sequence is MANFDIEYKEFSAEFGKSFQGDNIKQLKFLLSDYISHSTLENNSVTAIDLLGELAKYREQNKVVASSTKLKLFEDIGELTQLGYVQDLLNELSQGDPSSLHKGVGLKPYRSIFFRGIENADAGGDFFEARAFYSQTQNSEIKDLWDLVLYLEVNDFLVTRKDLNRFADRLSGKSKSIIKDGLKTLVIQKDGDADGEDTAREDTDKLFDLIPVHEDRESEETVDGGCISVQPMPKQKEMEILKYNMTSSPRGICLIINNIEFTKESGFGKRTGSEVDEEYLKLVFSRLGFRIECKHNQTAHEMEHVMNEMQTRDHSQYDCFVCCILSHGTLTDINGSDGVPCGIFQLTSGFQAHKCTSLRSKPKVFFIQACRKLGLKFDAAPENIPNAADFLYGYSTAPLTMSYRNKNHGTFYIRNLTKALIDRYHTDHILDILTHVNYEVSKMTGCQVPSPQYTLRKKLYFPKHEA